The Persephonella hydrogeniphila region CAAAACTCTATAAAGGGTTAGGATGTAAAATATGCAATTTTACCGGATATAAAGGAAGAACGGGAATACACGAGCTTTTAAAAGTAGATGAAGAGATAAAAGGTATGCTTATAGAGAAAAAATCAACGGAAGAGATCAAACAGACTGCTATACAGAAAGGGATGAAAACTCTAAGACAGGACGCTGTGATGAAGGCTCTTGAGGGGATTACAACAATAGATGAAGTGATTAAGGTAACTATACAGTGATACTTCTGTATATGAAGTATATACCAAACACTGTTATGCTTATAGATACACTTTCTTTGAATCTCTGGGTTGACAGTTTTCCTGTCAGCTTATTCCCTATATAAGCCCCTGAGAAAACAGCCAGTACTCCCGGGAGTAGTATCTGTAGATCGAATAACTGGAGGAGTTGAGGGGATATGCTGTAAAAGAAAATTCTTTCTATGTTTAAAGCTGTAAAAATCAAAGATAAAAGGAATTTAAAATCTTTTTTGTTGTGGACTGTCTGATTAAGATAGAGGGCATACAGGGGACCTGCCCCTCCAGTCAAACCTGAGACTATTCCTCCTGATATTCCTGTCATGACTCCAAAAACAGTTTTATGTTTTCCCTGTATAAAAATCCTTTTCCTCTGTGCATAAAAATCGTACAGCCCTGTTAAAAAGACTATAATCCCAAAAATAAGCTCTATTTTTCTGTGATCTAACGCTTCCAAGAAAAAACTTCCTATTCCTACTCCTATAAAAGAGAAAAATATAAGGAGTAAAGTATCTTTTAGGAAAAATTTCCCCCTGTAGTTTATAACCGTTAAATAAGCGGTTCCTAAAAGGGCTATAACAGATAGAGATACGACAACCGTTTTAGGATCATAAAAAAATAGAAGTATCCCTGTTGATATTATTCCTGAGCCTATTCCCAGAAGACCCTGAACTATCCATCCGACAAATATGGCTATAAACGGTATCATTTAGACATTAAATCTGAAATGTATTACATCACCATCCTGAACAACATAATCTTTCCCTTCTATTCTGAGTAGACCTTTTTCCTTTGCTTTTTGCAGTGAACCGGCTTTTATAAGTTCTTCATAATTTATGACCTCTGCTGCTATGAAGCCCCTTTCGAAATCTGAATGGATCTCTCCTGCTGCCTGAGGAGCCTTTGTCCCCCTTTTAATAGTCCATGCCCTTGCCTCTTTTTCTCCTGCAGTAAAGTATGTAATAAGATCTAATAAACTGTATCCTGTCCTGATCATTCTGTTCAGTCCCGGTTCAGATAAGCCGTAGGCTTCAAGCAGTTCTTTTCTCTCTTCCCTTGGTATTTCTACAAGCTCTTGCTCTACTTTACCGCATAGAACAACAACAGGGGCATTTTCTTTTTCTGCCTTTTCTTTTATAGCTTTTACATGGGGATTATCTTTTCCTTCCGGTAGATCTTCTTCACTTATGTTTGCGACATACATTACAGGCTTCAGTGTAAGGGGAAAAACTGTTTTTTTCAGGTATTCAATCTCTTCATCTTCAAATTTTTCTGTATGTGTTCTCAGAGGCTGGATCTCTTCAAGAATTTTTTTTGCCTTTTCTAATACAGCTGCTTCAAATTTTGCTTCTTTGTTTCCTGATTTTGCAGGCTTTATAACTTTTTCTAACCTTTTTTCGACAGTCTGTAAATCTGCAAGTATAAGCTCTGTTTCAATGATTTCTGCATCTCTAACAGGATTTACAGAACCTTCAACATGTACAACGTCAGAGTCTTCAAAACACCTTACTACGTGGGCTATAGCAGATACATTTCTTATATTGGATAAGAACTGATTCCCAAGACCTTCCCCTTTGCTTGCACCTTTAACCAGTCCTGCTATATCAACAAACTCTATATTAGCAGGGACTACTCTCTGGGAGTTTTCCATCTCTGCCAGTTTGTAAAGTCTTTCATCAGGCACATCTACTACTCCCACATTGGGATCTATTGTACAGAAAGGGTAATTCGCGACTCCTGCTTTTGCTGTTTCTGTAAGTGCATTAAAAATTGTTGATTTACCTACGTTTGGAAGACCTACAATACCTACGTTAAGTTTCATTTTGCCTCCTGATTAATTTTTGGGAGAAATTTATGATATTTGTATAAAATTTCAAACTGATTGTACAGTTTCTTCACTGTTTTTATGTTCTTCCTGAGAAAATATTTTTTTGAGCCTTTTGTAGGCATCTGTTTTGTTTAGAAAAAGTGCTACCTTTCTTTCATCTGGGGTTTCGTATATCAGTTTGATCTGATGTTTTTTGATAGGTTTTAATACAAGATCAAATTTTGTGCTGTTTCTGTAACCGCTGATCCATATTTCTCCGGTTTTCTCATATATAAAAAAATGGTAACTGTTTTCTTCGGATATCTTTTTTAAAAATTTAGTTATCTTTTCCATTTCACTCTCCTGTTTAGTACAGTCCGGAATATAATATTATCAAAGGTTTTTTGTACGATTGCAAGCTAGATAAAGGAGTTTAAGGATGAAAAGTTGTGGATGCAAAAGCAGATTTAATGCATTTTTTATGAAAAATCTTGAGTGGTATTTGCATCATGTTTACGGTAATTATAAAAAATCTCTTTTTTCAAAATTAGGAAAGGATGTTTTAGAAATAGGAGCTGGAACAGGAACGAACCTTCCATATTACAGGCCACACACCAATCTTACTGTTGTTGAACCGAGCAGAGATATGCTCAATTACTTTTTAGAGAAGGCTGAAAAATATCCGTTAAATATACATGTGGTAGAAGGGTTTGCAGAAAGACTTCCATTTGAGGATAACAGTTTTGATGGTGTAGTTTCTACACTTGTTCTGTGCAGTGTAAGTTCACCTTCTCAGGTTTTGAAGGAAATAAAAAGGGTGTTAAAACCGGGAGGTGTATTTATTTTTATAGAGCATGTGAAAGCT contains the following coding sequences:
- a CDS encoding class I SAM-dependent methyltransferase, producing the protein MKSCGCKSRFNAFFMKNLEWYLHHVYGNYKKSLFSKLGKDVLEIGAGTGTNLPYYRPHTNLTVVEPSRDMLNYFLEKAEKYPLNIHVVEGFAERLPFEDNSFDGVVSTLVLCSVSSPSQVLKEIKRVLKPGGVFIFIEHVKAPENTLTAKLQNIVYPGWKWLFEGCDVKRDTGSIISSFFPDATYKKIRFNSPFIPVNYHIIGYGTKRN
- the ychF gene encoding redox-regulated ATPase YchF → MKLNVGIVGLPNVGKSTIFNALTETAKAGVANYPFCTIDPNVGVVDVPDERLYKLAEMENSQRVVPANIEFVDIAGLVKGASKGEGLGNQFLSNIRNVSAIAHVVRCFEDSDVVHVEGSVNPVRDAEIIETELILADLQTVEKRLEKVIKPAKSGNKEAKFEAAVLEKAKKILEEIQPLRTHTEKFEDEEIEYLKKTVFPLTLKPVMYVANISEEDLPEGKDNPHVKAIKEKAEKENAPVVVLCGKVEQELVEIPREERKELLEAYGLSEPGLNRMIRTGYSLLDLITYFTAGEKEARAWTIKRGTKAPQAAGEIHSDFERGFIAAEVINYEELIKAGSLQKAKEKGLLRIEGKDYVVQDGDVIHFRFNV
- a CDS encoding sulfite exporter TauE/SafE family protein, whose translation is MIPFIAIFVGWIVQGLLGIGSGIISTGILLFFYDPKTVVVSLSVIALLGTAYLTVINYRGKFFLKDTLLLIFFSFIGVGIGSFFLEALDHRKIELIFGIIVFLTGLYDFYAQRKRIFIQGKHKTVFGVMTGISGGIVSGLTGGAGPLYALYLNQTVHNKKDFKFLLSLIFTALNIERIFFYSISPQLLQLFDLQILLPGVLAVFSGAYIGNKLTGKLSTQRFKESVSISITVFGIYFIYRSITV